One window from the genome of Elaeis guineensis isolate ETL-2024a chromosome 5, EG11, whole genome shotgun sequence encodes:
- the LOC105045301 gene encoding leucine-rich repeat extensin-like protein 7, translating to MALPRPDMEAFGCSTLLPLLFLLLSPPLLALSDAQAASIARRQLLTFHGNSFDFLNDFEFDISINVDIRNPRLKLAYNALQAWKKAIFSDPTNFTSNWVGHDVCAYNGIFCAPSLDDPSIQVVAGVDFNGADLAGFIPIEIGLLNDTAFLHVNSNRFCGVLPSSLSSLTLLHELDVSNNRLVGPFPSVVLDLSALKYLDLRFNNFEGPLPPKLFDKDLDALFLNDNRFASNIPENLGNSTVSVLVLANNKFEGSIPKTIGRMKSTLNEIILSNNGFTGCLPDEIGSLSELTVLDASFNSFSGVLPETLASLRKLESLNIAHNMLTGIVPGSVCGIKSLGNFKLSDNYFKGAASECTSRSDLVFDDKGNCFLERGQQKSRKACAPVQDQPIICHHADGTKCDIDMTPPPVYSPPPPRLYSRPTPLPSPIFSPPPPVHSPPPPNAVVSPPDPYNILPPVRGFNYASPPPPQYPGYN from the coding sequence ATGGCACTACCAAGGCCTGACATGGAGGCCTTCGGCTGCTCCACcctcctccctctcctcttcctcctcctttccCCTCCTCTTCTCGCCCTCTCTGATGCCCAAGCTGCTTCCATTGCCCGTCGCCAGCTTCTCACCTTTCATGGGAATTCTTTTGACTTCCTCAACGACTTCGAGTTTGACATCTCCATCAATGTCGATATTCGCAACCCACGATTAAAGTTAGCCTACAATGCTCTGCAGGCTTGGAAGAAAGCTATTTTCTCCGACCCCACCAACTTCACCTCTAATTGGGTTGGCCATGACGTTTGCGCCTATAATGGCATTTTTTGCGCCCCTTCCCTGGATGATCCTTCCATCCAAGTTGTTGCCGGTGTCGACTTCAAtggtgccgaccttgccggattCATTCCCATCGAGATCGGTCTCCTCAACGACACCGCTTTCCTTCACGTCAACTCCAACCGATTTTGCGGTGTCCTTCCCTCTAGCCTTTCGAGTCTCACCCTCCTCCATGAGCTCGACGTAAGCAACAATCGGCTCGTCGGCCCGTTCCCTTCCGTGGTCCTCGACCTGTCTGCTCTCAAATACCTCGACCTCCGATTCAACAACTTTGAGGGGCCGCTGCCACCCAAGCTCTTTGACAAGGACCTCGATGCCTTGTTCTTGAACGACAACCGGTTTGCTTCTAATATACCAGAAAACTTGGGCAATTCTACCGTCTCAGTTTTAGTTTTGGCTAACAACAAGTTTGAAGGTTCCATTCCCAAGACCATTGGAAGGATGAAGTCCACCTTGAATGAGATCATCCTATCCAACAATGGTTTTACAGGTTGCCTTCCGGATGAAATCGGATCATTGAGTGAACTCACAGTACTTGATGCTAGCTTCAACTCTTTCTCAGGAGTCCTACCGGAGACCCTTGCAAGTTTAAGGAAGCTTGAGTCACTGAATATTGCACATAATATGCTAACCGGCATCGTGCCGGGTAGCGTATGTGGAATAAAGAGCCTTGGCAACTTCAAATTATCGGACAACTACTTCAAAGGGGCAGCCTCGGAGTGCACATCGAGATCAGACTTGGTATTTGACGACAAGGGCAATTGTTTTCTGGAGAGGGGGCAACAGAAATCAAGAAAGGCTTGTGCTCCGGTGCAAGACCAACCAATCATATGTCATCATGCAGATGGGACCAAGTGTGATATCGACATGACACCTCCTCCAGTTTACTCTCCACCACCTCCACGACTCTACTCACGGCCAACTCCATTGCCATCACCCATCTTCTCTCCCCCTCCTCCTGTCCATTCACCTCCCCCACCTAATGCAGTTGTCTCTCCACCAGATCCATATAACATCTTGCCACCAGTTAGAGGGTTCAATTATGCATCGCCTCCTCCACCCCAGTATCCAGGTTACAACTGA